One genomic segment of Fervidobacterium pennivorans includes these proteins:
- a CDS encoding IS1/IS1595 family N-terminal zinc-binding domain-containing protein, giving the protein MNNSTLSCPKCGSTSLYKNGHDKYGNQQFLCKACHHSFKLSHSHKHKNFPFPYPKCTSCGKSKVFV; this is encoded by the coding sequence ATGAACAACTCAACACTCTCTTGTCCCAAATGCGGTTCCACCAGCTTGTACAAAAACGGTCATGACAAATACGGTAACCAACAATTCCTTTGCAAAGCCTGCCATCATTCTTTCAAACTTTCCCATTCTCACAAACACAAAAACTTCCCTTTCCCTTATCCCAAATGCACTTCTTGTGGTAAATCTAAGGTTTTTGTGTAG
- a CDS encoding S41 family peptidase, with product MKGINFTIIFIIAVFVIGGIAIYAYEHFRYSPYALQVDLGVVIEWLRDRHVDLVDAKLIYELTNTKLTIDKRQTPYEFALAVYPLLSIFKDNTTRLEIPLKSTDKVLPLRFKYVDGKVVVSMSECEIPVGSTILSINGYPIEDILEKYKNLYPTCENFQQVYSFVDKLLPHYPKIIDASTLQIKYQLPNSSAQRTSYIKTISFKDFQKDMHLTPVELYNLGQYTIVKINTFNISKKEDMKVVEDVFQKLSNKNGSIIFDLRYASDGDATIPSAIISRLIDEPTYLYPKLITRYRYRQVEKKQIPIEPDSARISKDVYFIVDSSCFYTPHKILLSFVATNKIGKVLTTENETSTLFSDLSFYTDEFWKILPNTRAYIVMPLSKVIVENNLEEDQIQIVNLTFNESLLFDKTAYKDWLKEFISRIK from the coding sequence ATGAAAGGGATTAATTTTACTATAATCTTCATAATTGCAGTATTCGTAATAGGTGGCATCGCCATTTATGCTTACGAGCACTTTCGTTACTCTCCATATGCTCTCCAAGTCGATTTAGGAGTTGTCATAGAATGGCTTAGAGACAGACATGTTGACCTCGTTGATGCCAAATTAATTTATGAATTAACCAACACAAAACTAACAATCGATAAACGTCAAACACCATACGAGTTTGCCCTCGCGGTTTACCCGTTACTTTCGATTTTTAAAGACAACACAACCCGTTTGGAAATACCACTAAAATCAACGGACAAAGTATTACCCTTAAGGTTTAAGTACGTCGATGGAAAAGTCGTTGTTTCGATGAGCGAATGTGAAATACCCGTTGGTTCGACTATATTGTCGATAAATGGTTATCCTATAGAGGATATCTTAGAAAAGTATAAGAATTTGTATCCCACGTGTGAGAACTTCCAACAGGTCTACTCCTTCGTAGATAAGCTCCTACCACACTATCCTAAGATAATTGATGCAAGTACTTTACAAATAAAGTATCAACTACCCAATTCATCTGCTCAGCGCACATCTTACATCAAAACCATTTCCTTTAAAGATTTTCAAAAAGATATGCATTTAACACCCGTTGAACTATACAACCTGGGACAATACACCATTGTGAAGATTAACACCTTTAATATTTCAAAAAAAGAGGATATGAAAGTCGTAGAAGATGTATTTCAAAAATTGTCAAACAAGAACGGAAGCATAATTTTCGATTTGCGTTACGCCTCTGATGGTGATGCTACCATCCCTTCAGCCATCATCTCAAGACTTATAGATGAACCAACTTATCTTTACCCGAAACTAATAACACGCTATAGATACCGTCAAGTAGAAAAGAAGCAAATTCCCATTGAACCAGACAGCGCCAGAATTTCCAAAGACGTTTATTTCATTGTAGACAGTTCTTGTTTTTACACACCCCACAAAATTCTGCTTTCTTTTGTTGCAACTAATAAGATTGGGAAAGTGCTAACAACAGAGAATGAAACAAGCACACTTTTCTCAGACCTTTCATTCTACACAGACGAGTTTTGGAAGATTCTTCCAAACACAAGAGCTTATATTGTAATGCCGTTATCAAAGGTAATCGTTGAAAACAATTTAGAAGAGGACCAGATTCAAATTGTTAATCTGACCTTTAATGAAAGTCTGCTGTTCGACAAAACGGCATACAAAGACTGGCTTAAAGAATTCATTTCTAGAATAAAATAA
- a CDS encoding phosphatase PAP2 family protein, whose product MGKLKFLNINVIFAAMTLVILLSFSLSFGQTCGSADYFDELKVDLSSLFKTNDSQIYLFSLGAFSFALDSTVNESLPSSDFFKVLNDIDIFDFALISIIASGLIFPFDSYTAWTVIESFAVSVLITGTIKFLVGRARPFVNGNPFLFKFFSMENAYQSFPSGHAAISWAIFTPIAERFGKFWYVVPTIFSLQRLWSKNHWFSDVYYGFLLGYTTGYSLYYSKSD is encoded by the coding sequence ATGGGGAAGTTAAAATTTTTAAACATAAATGTTATTTTTGCAGCAATGACTCTAGTAATATTGCTCAGTTTCAGTCTATCATTTGGTCAAACTTGCGGTAGTGCGGATTATTTTGACGAGTTGAAAGTGGACTTATCGTCTTTATTTAAGACCAATGATTCGCAAATTTATCTGTTCTCATTAGGAGCGTTTAGCTTCGCACTCGACAGCACTGTTAACGAGAGTCTCCCGAGCTCGGATTTTTTCAAAGTCTTGAATGACATTGATATTTTTGATTTTGCATTAATTTCAATAATAGCATCGGGATTGATATTTCCATTTGATAGCTACACAGCGTGGACTGTTATCGAAAGTTTTGCAGTGAGTGTGCTTATAACAGGAACTATAAAATTTCTGGTGGGGCGTGCAAGACCTTTTGTTAATGGAAATCCTTTTCTTTTTAAATTCTTTTCAATGGAAAACGCCTACCAGTCGTTCCCATCAGGACACGCCGCGATAAGTTGGGCGATATTTACACCTATTGCCGAAAGGTTCGGGAAGTTTTGGTACGTTGTTCCGACAATATTCTCACTTCAACGACTTTGGTCAAAAAACCACTGGTTTTCAGATGTTTATTATGGATTTCTTCTTGGATACACAACGGGATATTCTTTGTATTATTCGAAAAGTGACTGA
- a CDS encoding serine aminopeptidase domain-containing protein encodes MFIYEYDRTLPFNLKVEKTEKYELLSYDTVYEPDIPESKRIYTYRFRSTNPWAKVIFLHGIGNGHIPYLMWFGEYFASKGIETFFVIQPYHMQRAKPDWNGGEPFFHHSPAHCVVRFHQAVKDVRRTIDLLETLEDVKNLPTGILGFSFGGMITAMSMALDKRLEAGIIAFSGGDWRWINWYSPYVEPVREGYAKYSNEWGCKDEQKCIELRSASRKKVHSLKSIDEIFSLTPMCFHYDPISYAKFIDQPVLMFTGVFDKVIPPQASNGFYRLLPNAKKISVPSGHKSSYLFRRFIGRASVKFLRDCLIKNRNRNAHLNIV; translated from the coding sequence TTGTTCATTTACGAGTATGATAGGACATTACCGTTCAACCTTAAGGTAGAAAAAACAGAAAAGTACGAATTGTTGTCGTATGATACGGTGTATGAACCTGATATTCCCGAATCAAAGAGGATTTACACATATCGTTTCCGTTCAACAAATCCTTGGGCAAAGGTTATATTTTTACATGGAATAGGTAACGGACATATACCTTACCTGATGTGGTTTGGCGAGTATTTTGCTTCGAAAGGTATCGAAACATTTTTTGTGATTCAACCATATCATATGCAACGTGCAAAACCGGATTGGAATGGTGGCGAACCGTTCTTCCATCATTCGCCAGCACATTGTGTCGTTAGATTTCATCAGGCGGTTAAAGATGTGAGAAGAACTATTGATTTGCTTGAGACGCTTGAGGATGTGAAAAATCTTCCAACAGGAATTCTGGGATTCAGCTTCGGTGGTATGATAACGGCAATGAGTATGGCTTTGGATAAGCGATTGGAGGCAGGTATTATTGCATTTTCTGGTGGAGATTGGCGTTGGATAAACTGGTATTCACCTTATGTGGAACCTGTTAGAGAAGGATATGCGAAATATAGTAACGAGTGGGGATGTAAGGACGAGCAAAAATGCATTGAACTAAGGAGTGCAAGTAGAAAAAAGGTTCACTCACTGAAAAGTATAGATGAGATATTCTCACTTACGCCGATGTGCTTTCATTACGACCCAATTTCGTATGCGAAGTTTATCGACCAACCAGTTTTAATGTTCACAGGGGTGTTTGATAAAGTTATTCCGCCTCAAGCCTCTAATGGTTTTTACAGATTACTACCAAATGCAAAAAAGATATCTGTGCCATCTGGTCACAAGTCATCATATTTGTTTAGAAGGTTCATCGGTAGAGCAAGTGTGAAATTTTTGAGAGATTGTCTTATCAAAAATCGAAACCGAAATGCCCATCTTAATATCGTTTGA
- a CDS encoding SpoIIE family protein phosphatase, giving the protein MFSEGILEHLQETKVVDFLDELEIPAYVVDKNRRIVFWNKQATKLTGYEANEVVGKFCAEQVLNHVDRTGIPVCNTELCPLYQSIKNGIPVQVPFAVYGLTKSGKRRPFSVVGLPIKKDNEVLGAIELFTDVEKMDADMSLAIRIQESFVPQNTENIEFFYRPSTGLGGDMIYYNPPWVGIIDISGHGIAAALVSMLVRTTLDTIIAFDPPLQGLPFLLENELKKFSFQNIYLTGVIGQLSEGVYRFVNMGHPSPINVTKKTLIETKNVIPVGFGFSEEYDESVINTHNLNDGNLLLYTDGLTEIKTKSGMLTSQGLLDILSPNDTTSTIYLKTLHLRAPGLQEDDITMILFKK; this is encoded by the coding sequence ATGTTCTCAGAAGGGATATTAGAACATCTTCAAGAAACGAAAGTTGTAGATTTTCTTGATGAGCTAGAAATACCTGCGTACGTTGTAGATAAAAACCGACGTATCGTTTTTTGGAACAAGCAGGCTACAAAGTTAACAGGTTACGAAGCAAATGAAGTAGTTGGTAAATTTTGTGCTGAACAAGTATTGAACCATGTTGACAGAACGGGTATTCCTGTGTGTAATACTGAGCTGTGTCCACTTTATCAATCAATCAAAAATGGTATCCCAGTTCAAGTACCATTTGCGGTGTATGGACTTACCAAATCAGGAAAAAGGCGCCCGTTTTCAGTTGTTGGTTTGCCCATAAAAAAGGATAACGAAGTACTTGGTGCCATTGAATTATTCACTGATGTCGAAAAAATGGATGCAGATATGAGCCTTGCTATAAGAATTCAAGAAAGTTTTGTCCCACAAAACACCGAAAATATCGAATTCTTCTATCGTCCATCTACTGGACTTGGAGGGGATATGATATATTACAATCCACCTTGGGTAGGCATAATAGACATAAGCGGACACGGTATTGCGGCTGCGCTTGTAAGTATGCTTGTTCGTACTACTTTGGATACAATAATTGCGTTCGACCCTCCATTACAAGGTTTACCGTTCCTTCTGGAAAACGAACTCAAAAAATTCAGCTTTCAAAACATATACCTCACAGGCGTTATTGGTCAACTTAGCGAAGGGGTTTATAGATTCGTTAACATGGGACATCCTTCACCAATAAATGTGACCAAAAAAACGTTGATTGAAACGAAAAATGTAATACCTGTCGGATTCGGGTTCTCTGAAGAATACGATGAATCCGTCATCAACACTCACAATCTAAACGATGGGAACTTGCTGTTGTATACCGATGGATTAACGGAAATAAAAACAAAATCGGGAATGCTTACTAGTCAGGGGCTACTTGATATACTTTCACCAAATGATACTACGTCGACGATATATCTCAAAACATTACATTTGCGTGCTCCAGGTTTACAAGAAGACGATATAACTATGATACTTTTCAAAAAATAA